One genomic region from Bacteroidetes Order II. bacterium encodes:
- a CDS encoding DUF3078 domain-containing protein: protein MKKQLFIICLVMLAPPVLWAQEAPKTDAKTETWKKDMGTALSITQSGYNNWQAGGVNTLSATASLAGKFDHIKGKVNRSHTFNLTYGQFKQGDLSLRKATDVIAYLFKLDWETGKKFKPTAVLDFKTQFAPTYKYDDAKGTKTLVSDLFAPADIIESIGYSYDPSPVFSQSVGIGFKQRVVRDEGLRTAWGLKADENIRSEAGLNFLTKFNKNLATNVNYKSQLSLFMSFRQPSKPEAEWAPLTRWDNLIAMKVNKLISVNFEANLVHDTNVNKKVQFREVLAVGFSYKFY from the coding sequence ATGAAAAAACAACTATTCATCATATGTCTTGTGATGCTTGCCCCTCCAGTGCTCTGGGCGCAAGAAGCACCTAAAACAGATGCTAAAACCGAAACCTGGAAAAAAGATATGGGTACGGCTCTCTCCATTACCCAATCTGGATACAATAATTGGCAGGCAGGTGGGGTCAATACCTTGTCTGCGACAGCAAGTCTGGCTGGTAAATTTGACCATATCAAAGGAAAAGTAAATCGTTCCCACACGTTTAATCTTACATATGGTCAATTTAAACAAGGTGATCTCTCATTACGAAAGGCTACTGATGTGATTGCTTACCTGTTTAAACTGGACTGGGAAACAGGAAAAAAATTTAAACCAACTGCCGTACTGGACTTTAAAACCCAATTTGCGCCTACCTATAAATATGATGATGCGAAGGGGACTAAAACCTTGGTATCGGACCTGTTTGCACCCGCCGACATTATCGAATCTATCGGTTATTCCTACGATCCCAGTCCGGTTTTCTCGCAATCGGTGGGGATTGGTTTTAAGCAGCGTGTTGTTCGCGACGAGGGCTTGAGAACCGCTTGGGGTTTGAAAGCCGACGAAAACATTCGGTCGGAGGCAGGGCTTAACTTTTTGACGAAGTTCAATAAAAACTTGGCGACCAATGTTAATTATAAAAGCCAACTCAGTCTGTTCATGAGTTTTCGTCAGCCGTCTAAGCCCGAAGCAGAATGGGCGCCATTGACGCGGTGGGATAACTTAATTGCCATGAAAGTTAACAAATTGATCAGTGTCAATTTTGAGGCAAATTTGGTTCATGATACCAATGTGAACAAAAAGGTGCAGTTTCGCGAGGTGTTAGCGGTTGGCTTTTCATATAAATTTTATTGA
- a CDS encoding histone H1, translating to MSKFEELKDMVDALEKDFNAFYEKGNKAAGTRIRKAMQDLKDKAQEIRTEIQNIKNSGE from the coding sequence ATGAGTAAATTTGAGGAATTAAAAGACATGGTAGATGCCCTTGAAAAAGACTTCAACGCATTCTACGAAAAAGGCAATAAAGCCGCAGGTACACGCATCCGCAAAGCCATGCAAGATCTCAAAGACAAAGCGCAGGAAATTCGTACCGAAATTCAAAACATTAAGAACTCTGGCGAGTAA
- a CDS encoding DUF4835 family protein, with protein sequence MPITALQAQELRCSVSVNYNLLQGNDFTFLRDIQSTLEQYINDRVWTEDRFEKDERISCSFGLTFTKAQGIDRFEVTLDVTASRPVYQSSTETTSLKLVDNAWAFSYVPNQAIVFDPNRFDPLASVIDYYAFLILGFDYDSFSEQGGTPFFEKARRIVELAQTQGGSGWQYGGTERTRGVLIQELLDPRMKPLRQASFDYHHHGLDHFLQNPNSSRQRVLETLSQLEQLSQESTRKHTFELFFAMKSQELVSIFENSPFSSRAYSILLKVDSGRSNTYDRLTAN encoded by the coding sequence TTGCCAATAACCGCATTACAGGCGCAAGAACTTCGTTGTAGCGTCTCGGTTAATTATAACCTACTTCAAGGAAATGATTTCACCTTTCTGCGCGATATACAGTCCACATTGGAACAATACATCAATGACCGGGTGTGGACCGAAGACCGCTTCGAGAAAGATGAGCGTATCTCTTGTTCCTTCGGACTTACTTTTACCAAAGCACAAGGTATTGATAGATTTGAAGTTACCTTAGATGTAACGGCAAGCAGGCCCGTTTATCAATCGTCCACCGAAACCACTTCCCTTAAATTGGTGGACAATGCTTGGGCGTTTTCTTATGTGCCCAATCAAGCCATTGTTTTCGACCCAAACCGTTTTGACCCTTTGGCCTCCGTCATAGATTATTATGCTTTTTTGATTCTCGGTTTTGATTATGACTCGTTTTCAGAACAAGGGGGGACGCCCTTTTTTGAAAAAGCCCGCCGAATTGTCGAACTCGCCCAAACGCAGGGTGGATCCGGATGGCAATATGGAGGCACTGAACGTACACGGGGTGTGCTGATTCAGGAATTACTGGATCCCCGCATGAAGCCCTTACGTCAGGCATCGTTCGATTACCACCATCATGGTTTAGACCATTTCCTTCAAAACCCCAATTCGTCTCGCCAACGGGTATTGGAAACCCTCAGCCAATTAGAACAACTCAGTCAAGAGAGTACCCGAAAGCATACTTTCGAGTTGTTCTTTGCGATGAAGTCGCAAGAATTGGTTTCGATCTTTGAAAATTCCCCCTTTTCGAGTCGAGCATACAGTATCTTACTCAAGGTTGATTCCGGACGATCGAATACCTATGACCGATTAACGGCCAACTAA
- the deoC gene encoding deoxyribose-phosphate aldolase → MGSLHLASNSRIIQKKSMYQLPRIPSVDQIAAESRAASFKTRSIKNESKEAALRMALSMCDLTTLEGMDTAGKVRMMCRKAIQPLVGHDLPHTAAVCVYPTMVSIAKEAVGDSGVLVAAVATAFPSGQSFLNIRTQEVRQTVSAGADEIDMVISRGALLAGEYAYVFDEVAAFKEACGPAHLKVILETGELQTLDLVRKASQIAIDAGADFIKTSTGKVQPAATMPVTLVMLETIRDHFLKTGSMIGMKPAGGIRTAKEAWHYLVMVKETLGDAWLSPNWFRFGASSLVNDVLMQYQKLKSGSYQSMDYFSID, encoded by the coding sequence ATGGGATCGTTGCATTTGGCGTCAAATTCCCGTATCATTCAGAAAAAAAGTATGTATCAACTTCCCCGTATTCCCTCAGTAGATCAAATTGCAGCAGAATCCCGCGCTGCTTCATTTAAAACGCGGAGCATTAAGAACGAATCGAAAGAAGCCGCACTCCGAATGGCGCTTTCAATGTGCGACCTTACTACCTTGGAGGGTATGGATACGGCGGGTAAAGTTCGTATGATGTGTCGGAAGGCGATTCAGCCCTTGGTTGGGCACGACTTGCCTCATACCGCCGCAGTTTGTGTGTACCCGACGATGGTTTCCATCGCAAAAGAAGCGGTGGGAGACAGTGGCGTATTGGTTGCTGCCGTAGCCACAGCGTTTCCCAGTGGCCAGTCTTTTTTAAATATCAGAACGCAAGAAGTGCGACAAACCGTTTCTGCTGGAGCAGATGAGATAGACATGGTGATCTCGCGTGGGGCCTTGCTTGCGGGAGAATACGCCTATGTCTTCGACGAAGTGGCTGCATTTAAAGAAGCGTGTGGGCCGGCACACCTAAAGGTTATTCTGGAAACGGGTGAACTACAAACCTTGGATCTGGTACGGAAAGCCTCACAAATTGCAATTGATGCCGGAGCGGATTTTATTAAAACCTCTACGGGTAAAGTACAACCTGCTGCCACCATGCCTGTAACACTGGTGATGTTGGAGACCATCCGAGATCATTTCCTCAAAACTGGCAGCATGATTGGGATGAAGCCTGCTGGTGGTATTCGTACCGCCAAGGAAGCATGGCATTACTTGGTAATGGTGAAAGAAACCCTCGGAGATGCTTGGTTAAGCCCCAATTGGTTCCGTTTCGGTGCCTCTTCGTTGGTAAATGATGTGTTGATGCAATATCAAAAACTCAAATCTGGTTCGTATCAGTCTATGGATTATTTTAGCATAGACTAA
- a CDS encoding helix-hairpin-helix domain-containing protein, giving the protein MWIINVILSPPFRKMTLLGMVCFTFTAQSWAQDRDTTQVDPDVESVLEDANDAEGIQEGLLEILTELQENPLEINSASAADFAQIPYLGAVLAQAIVSYRDVNGPFSSIPELRNVPGLSAEILLNIRPYITIGEVLETRRKTPPKYPLVPSFQTITQGMRYDIIQRASRRLDLGPGYDPEKTGTRYLGSPYRMVTRFKATYRRNVSIALTADKDPGEAFQWDPNQKILGYDFLAGHVAIRNMGRIRSLVIGDFVTAFGQGVAQWRGSGFGKGTETTRSIIRRGGGVLPYSSTDENRFFRGVGATIALSPTLNLSAFGSIRDRDASVVPDSLSDEEREVFSIYDTGYHRTESELEKKGTLNEKTLGGALEWKYKKGMVGATGYYVLFDQPFATKDNAYQYFAFTGKETTQFSLYFNQTIGKIYGFGELSRDGDGTFGGLGGIFFRMSPGVETLVLARNFAPQFNSLYGYAFGERAGETNNEKGIYTGLKIRLNRNWTASAYFDQFEFPWLRYNIYRPTKGYEALVKVDYQPRRWLRSYVQFKTETKEEATKIGIGRNQLLPGVAPQNRQTARLHLEYDFSKTLRTRTRLDVSHYQFDQQPSAFGFLMYQDARWIVTPKVQMDVRFAVFQTDNYDARVYSFENDALYVLSNPSFSGIGQRAYVLLKCSPLSGIDLWLKYGATRYEHRKTVSSGLDEVEGNRLRDVNVQIRWRF; this is encoded by the coding sequence ATGTGGATCATCAATGTCATACTTTCGCCCCCTTTTAGGAAAATGACCTTATTAGGGATGGTTTGCTTTACGTTTACGGCACAAAGCTGGGCCCAAGACCGAGATACCACCCAGGTGGATCCCGATGTAGAATCGGTACTGGAAGATGCAAACGATGCAGAAGGCATTCAGGAAGGTTTGCTGGAAATCCTAACGGAACTACAGGAAAACCCGCTAGAAATCAATTCCGCGTCTGCTGCAGATTTTGCCCAGATTCCGTATTTGGGTGCTGTACTTGCACAAGCGATTGTTTCGTATCGAGATGTTAATGGTCCGTTTAGTTCCATTCCTGAATTGCGGAATGTGCCCGGGCTAAGTGCGGAGATTTTGTTAAACATCAGGCCCTACATCACCATTGGTGAAGTCTTGGAAACCCGACGGAAAACGCCGCCCAAATACCCACTGGTCCCCTCTTTCCAAACCATAACCCAAGGAATGCGGTATGATATTATTCAACGTGCTAGCCGCCGTTTAGATCTTGGGCCGGGGTATGACCCCGAAAAAACCGGAACCCGCTATCTGGGAAGTCCGTATCGAATGGTCACCCGGTTTAAAGCCACATATCGCCGGAATGTGAGCATTGCCCTTACGGCCGACAAAGACCCTGGAGAAGCGTTTCAATGGGATCCGAATCAGAAAATATTGGGGTATGACTTCTTGGCAGGCCACGTGGCCATTCGCAATATGGGCCGGATTCGTTCGTTGGTGATTGGAGATTTTGTGACTGCTTTTGGGCAAGGGGTAGCGCAATGGCGAGGCTCCGGTTTTGGTAAAGGGACCGAGACCACACGTTCGATTATCCGACGTGGGGGCGGCGTGTTGCCCTATAGCTCCACGGATGAAAATCGGTTCTTTCGAGGAGTTGGTGCGACCATTGCACTTTCGCCAACCCTCAATTTGTCTGCCTTTGGCTCCATCCGAGACCGTGATGCCTCTGTGGTGCCGGATTCTCTCTCGGACGAAGAACGTGAGGTTTTTTCGATTTATGACACTGGATACCATCGGACCGAGTCGGAGCTGGAGAAAAAAGGAACGCTGAATGAAAAAACATTGGGCGGTGCGCTGGAGTGGAAATACAAAAAAGGCATGGTAGGGGCAACGGGCTATTATGTCTTATTTGATCAGCCCTTTGCAACAAAAGACAATGCATACCAATATTTTGCATTTACTGGAAAAGAAACTACACAATTTAGCCTTTATTTTAATCAAACGATTGGGAAAATCTATGGCTTTGGGGAGTTAAGCCGAGATGGAGATGGAACATTTGGCGGGCTGGGAGGGATCTTTTTTAGAATGAGTCCAGGAGTGGAAACCTTGGTTTTGGCACGAAATTTTGCACCCCAATTTAATAGCTTATATGGCTATGCTTTTGGTGAGAGAGCAGGTGAAACCAATAATGAAAAAGGCATTTATACGGGCCTTAAAATCCGATTAAACCGAAACTGGACCGCCTCTGCCTATTTTGACCAATTCGAGTTTCCGTGGTTGCGGTATAATATTTATCGCCCCACAAAAGGGTACGAGGCTTTGGTTAAAGTAGATTATCAACCCAGACGATGGCTCCGTTCTTATGTGCAATTCAAGACCGAAACCAAAGAAGAAGCCACAAAAATTGGAATAGGTAGAAACCAACTTTTACCAGGTGTGGCGCCACAAAATCGCCAGACCGCCCGTTTGCATCTAGAATACGATTTTAGTAAAACCTTGCGCACCCGCACACGTTTGGATGTTAGCCATTATCAGTTTGATCAGCAACCATCGGCATTTGGCTTCTTAATGTACCAAGATGCCCGCTGGATAGTGACACCCAAGGTACAAATGGATGTCCGGTTTGCGGTATTTCAGACCGATAACTACGATGCCCGTGTCTATTCCTTCGAAAATGACGCCTTGTACGTGCTTTCCAACCCATCCTTTTCCGGTATAGGGCAAAGGGCATATGTTCTGCTAAAATGTTCGCCTCTTTCCGGTATTGACCTCTGGCTTAAATATGGAGCGACGCGGTATGAACACCGGAAAACGGTGAGTTCCGGTCTTGATGAAGTGGAAGGAAACCGTTTAAGGGATGTAAACGTCCAGATTCGGTGGCGCTTTTGA
- a CDS encoding alpha-glucosidase C-terminal domain-containing protein produces the protein MRLKSIHVVLVFFACITSAFAQIRDPFDVLNLTAGESVTLPISDLYYLTRYKPTFSPPKGIRVTVDNRQRVTFSATEEAEGFRTISFREGSYRYDLPVRVTIKPQRTFYFKPVNKPQKITLFGSFNGWNRDTLPLTDPEGDGTFSCTVSLDPGSYEYKFFVDGEEVLDPENPEKAPNGFGGFNSVLRVQPRHNTKTFLHFGTWRKTATGSQFSFLYERAGDPIPLQKQHVVALLDNRQLSATQISINDHTVILQIPNDDIETNQLLRIAITQDGLSTPVKEVFLHFGKPRNNESPFIWQDATLYSLMIDRFKDGDPGNNRPVIGDSLHPEVNYMGGDLKGVLQKLESGYFDQLGVNVLWLSPVVDNAEGTWGKSAISGSKFTAYHGYWPTNLEKVEDRFGTLSLLRTVVQKAHAKGMKVILDFVAHHVHQNHPWVKQNPTWFGHLYLPDGRKNIELWDEQRLTTWFDTFLPTFNYLNSPEAIEAVAENAMFWIRESGVDGFRQDAVKHVPNEFWRALTRKIRAYEIVSGKRLFQIGETFGSYDLIKSYVNRGQLDAQFNFNLFYRARSIFLTPSAEFSLLAAELEATQAMYGSNHLMGNLMDSHDQVRYMAYADGDLKLDADDAGRRAWFDQPQADHAESFRKVALYMAYMMAIPGLPTIYYGDEIGISGSSDPDNRRMMRFAPQLNASEAQLLKEIQQISNLRRQLPALRYGDFLPIKAEQGLFAFLRSDYNQRVLVVLNKQDHAQEVRLSLPSVHRLIRAQELLTGTIINLQNQEMLTTLPAHGAAFFVLE, from the coding sequence ATGCGACTGAAATCCATCCATGTTGTGCTGGTCTTCTTCGCCTGCATCACATCTGCATTTGCCCAAATCCGTGACCCTTTTGATGTACTCAACCTCACGGCAGGCGAATCTGTTACCCTTCCCATTTCGGATTTATACTATCTGACCCGTTACAAACCTACGTTCTCCCCGCCTAAGGGTATCCGAGTAACGGTTGACAACCGCCAACGGGTAACCTTTTCCGCAACCGAAGAGGCTGAAGGCTTCCGAACAATTTCTTTCCGCGAAGGCAGTTATCGCTACGACTTGCCTGTGCGTGTTACGATCAAGCCTCAGCGAACGTTTTATTTTAAGCCTGTGAATAAGCCTCAGAAAATTACTTTATTCGGCTCGTTCAATGGCTGGAATCGAGACACCCTCCCCCTGACTGATCCAGAAGGGGATGGCACGTTTTCTTGTACCGTCTCCTTAGACCCCGGTAGCTACGAATATAAGTTTTTTGTGGATGGAGAAGAGGTACTGGATCCGGAAAACCCAGAAAAGGCCCCCAATGGATTTGGCGGATTCAATTCTGTTCTTCGCGTACAACCACGTCACAACACCAAAACGTTTCTTCATTTTGGCACATGGCGAAAGACCGCCACTGGCTCCCAATTTAGCTTCCTCTATGAACGTGCAGGCGATCCCATCCCGCTTCAGAAACAACATGTGGTGGCACTTTTAGACAATCGCCAGTTATCCGCCACACAAATCAGCATCAACGATCATACGGTCATCCTTCAAATTCCCAATGATGACATCGAGACGAATCAATTATTGCGAATCGCCATAACCCAAGATGGCCTCAGTACGCCCGTTAAAGAGGTGTTTCTACACTTCGGAAAGCCCCGAAACAACGAAAGCCCATTTATTTGGCAAGATGCGACCCTCTATTCCCTAATGATAGACCGTTTTAAGGACGGAGACCCCGGCAACAACCGCCCTGTCATTGGCGACTCGTTGCATCCAGAGGTTAATTATATGGGAGGCGATCTGAAAGGTGTCCTCCAAAAATTAGAGTCGGGTTATTTTGACCAACTTGGCGTCAATGTATTATGGCTTTCGCCCGTTGTGGACAATGCAGAAGGTACTTGGGGTAAGTCGGCGATTAGTGGCTCTAAGTTCACGGCTTATCATGGATACTGGCCGACCAATTTAGAAAAAGTGGAAGATCGGTTTGGTACGTTATCTCTTCTCCGGACGGTTGTGCAAAAAGCACACGCAAAAGGAATGAAAGTTATTTTGGACTTTGTGGCCCACCACGTCCACCAAAATCACCCTTGGGTCAAACAAAATCCGACATGGTTTGGCCATTTATATCTTCCTGATGGACGTAAAAACATTGAACTTTGGGACGAACAACGCCTCACCACATGGTTCGACACATTTTTACCCACATTCAATTACCTCAACAGCCCTGAAGCCATCGAAGCCGTTGCCGAAAATGCCATGTTCTGGATCCGAGAATCGGGTGTGGATGGGTTCCGTCAGGACGCAGTGAAACATGTTCCAAACGAATTTTGGCGGGCACTTACCCGTAAAATCCGGGCTTATGAAATTGTTTCTGGAAAGCGGCTGTTCCAGATCGGCGAAACATTTGGAAGTTACGACCTCATCAAGTCCTATGTTAACCGTGGTCAATTGGATGCCCAGTTCAACTTTAACCTTTTTTATCGGGCCCGTTCTATTTTCTTGACCCCAAGTGCAGAATTTAGCCTACTCGCGGCAGAATTGGAAGCCACCCAAGCCATGTATGGCTCCAATCACCTCATGGGTAATCTTATGGATAGCCACGACCAAGTACGATATATGGCTTATGCGGATGGAGACCTGAAATTAGATGCCGACGATGCCGGACGACGTGCTTGGTTTGATCAACCCCAGGCCGATCATGCAGAAAGTTTTCGCAAGGTTGCGCTTTATATGGCCTACATGATGGCAATTCCGGGACTTCCCACGATATATTATGGGGACGAAATTGGAATAAGTGGCTCCAGTGACCCTGATAACCGTCGCATGATGCGTTTTGCCCCCCAACTGAATGCATCCGAAGCACAGCTACTTAAGGAAATCCAACAAATCTCTAACCTTCGCCGCCAATTACCAGCCCTGCGTTATGGCGATTTCCTTCCCATCAAAGCCGAACAGGGTCTTTTTGCTTTTCTCCGTTCCGATTATAACCAACGGGTCTTGGTTGTCCTAAACAAGCAGGATCACGCCCAAGAAGTTCGGCTCTCCTTGCCAAGCGTACATCGCCTGATACGGGCACAAGAACTCCTAACGGGTACTATAATTAATCTACAAAACCAAGAAATGCTCACCACCCTACCAGCTCATGGGGCTGCATTTTTTGTATTGGAGTAG